From Juglans regia cultivar Chandler chromosome 9, Walnut 2.0, whole genome shotgun sequence:
GCCTTGACTTGTGGACCTGAACACCAATGAAAGTCCAACTGCATATTCtccttcttatttttcttcttcctctcactCTGTGCCTCTTATTTCTCTCCACACGAATACGTAACCCTAGGGGTCGAGCTGAACGGAGACTAACCTGCCCAAAAGGTCAACAATGAAACGAAATGAACGAACGACTCTTATTTTCTTGAGAGAAATGGGCAGTCTGGGAGGACCCACCAGTGGAGGGACCCGGTGACGACTGGCATACGTTAAAATTCATCTGAAACTGGTTTCCGGGTCTGGACGTCTgcgagcaagagagagagagtcgacaGAGCTCAGTCAAACATCGACGTAATTAACGCCGATATCGCCTCTCAATCTGTGTGACTGTTTGTCTTTGTGTGTGCTTTTGGAATTCCTTTAAAGATGATGAGGGCGTTGCACTTTCCACTGGATCTCCAtctaatttcttataattaatattaaaattattctcAAAGGTCCAAATTCATagcaaaataggaaaaaattaTGCCAAACATATCTCAtagagaataaaatcaaatctaTCACAAGCCTGCAAACCATTATGATTTTCTAATTGTTAAGAAATCTCGAAATAAtgtatttgagtaatgatatatacagtTATGAAGTATGTAAGCaccgtgtaattattttaaaaaagagtgaggttaattattaaaaaaaaaaatttatgtagattctgtattgatttatttatttttaaataattacacgacgtTTGCATACTTACgattataactatcatttctcaatataaTACCAAAAAGAATAAACACCTATGGGGCCAAACAACAAAGGTTTGTAAACAAAAAGCAAACAATTACAAGAAAGATTACACCTTTATATCTCTAAATTAACACCCATTTTTTGTACTAGGTCATCAAAATTTCGCTTTTGAGAActtggattattatttttttttttgttacgtGCTTTTGTAATTTAGCACGTGGATAAAAGCGAAGAATGTCGTAGCTTTTATAGTTAGCAAGACATCATATCATCAATTTGTAGATGAGACGTTGGTCTGAACTCTGATGGTGTTTTACTGTTTTATTCCATAACTGATCAAGCAATATGTACTTGTTAATTCTATTTTAGTTCGGATTTCTATAGATACAAAGATTTACACCCTTCAAATGGtcgaaattaaaattatcaaaaaagtgTACACGACTaataatataactaatattatcGTGAATCCATTATAATTAGAGAAGTGATACAATTACAcagagattttacaaaattaaatatataaattgacatgatttcatattatacgttagatctattttataatttaaaatattcacatcaatttatgaatttatttttataaattttttttgtagcgaaaatattttttaaaatccacgTAAAATGTAAAATCCACATCAgtattatattgaatttattttttagcaaATAGATATTTTCTTGTGATCAAAGGGGATGCATGCCGCCTACAAGTTAGGCAGCTCACGCACtgcctactttttttttagcaGCCGAAGTGTTTGTAGATATGTTAAAGAGAAAGCCCTCAAATCTCCCACACCGATACACGTTAAAGTGGCTGGACGTGCGAATGTGAGTTGGAAGTCCCATTCATTTGACCTTGAAGAGAACTGTTGCATTGCCCTTATCACAATGAAGGATCGACGCAGGCCACCCTTATAAAAGTCAATGATTTTGGTGGAAAATCATGACTCTCTGATCTTTATCTTCTTTCATAAGCATTAATCAGAAAACTTCAAAACTCGTCATCCATGCATTTAAGATCTCTCAAAGCAAATCTACCCAACTTATGTACCACTTCTGTTGAAGAATCAGGCTAAATATAAATTGAGGTAAGACAAAATTTAAGTGACCCgttcttaattataatataataaaatataaattattatattcaatatttttcaataaaatgaggctttatttaaaatatttaaatgaaaattttgagtttatatttaatgcaaaaatttaaaatgaggcATCATTGTAAATTTTATACCTCAATTTAACAAGatcttagaaaaaattatttaaaaatataaattaatcattgtattaaatattaaatttagtattatgggacattgcacacattgaaaaatgtaaatattatttaaatttgatttcataaaatgatttttatatttttaaaagaaaaaatatttttactttaattttgaGGACCTCGCATTGGATGGATCCTTAGGCAATCGCCTAAGTGGCCTTACCATTGAGCCGGCCAGAGTTGAGTTATCCGACTTCTTATGGTCTACTCTATTCCCAATATATCATAAGATGACATGTTTTTAAAAAGTAGTATAAATTTTTATCGCATGTCGGCCTTTAATTGGAAAATAGTATCACACCATGTGGAATTGATGACTTTCAATAATGTTACATAGAATTAGTTAGTCTCGAACAACCTAGGCAACACATATGTCAACAACTTAGGCTATTTTGAGGTAGTAAACTACAAATTAATCATGTCATCCCAtggaatttcaaaaattgaaccTCAAAAGTCAACAGACTATGCCAACAACTTTCAACAGATAAACCAACACGTCATTCTAGTTTTCTTGTCTTATCCATATGTACACGTCACCAAGCCTCTCTATCTTGTTAAAGTGGTAAATGCATGAAAGGGCCAATCCTATGAtctttttgttagaatattcttAAATAGATGGGCCTCACGCTATATTAATGGTATTATGTGAGGCCCAAAAGGAAGTTAATGGGCTATCATTTTGGATCGGAACATATATAAATGACTGATATGGTTTAAGCAAAGAGAGAACTtgggggaggtagtgacaatttGTTAGTTTCGAAAGTGGTGATAAATTGGGGGAAAACAATTAATGCCTTAAATGATAAATCTCCTAAAAACCGAGTTTATTGACTTTCTCAATTTCAAAGTATTTTAGAATATaccaaattaaaaacataacaaaaacataatataaGCATgcacagtatatatatatatataataagtttaatatattcataacaaaatttagatttcataGTACATTATCTTGCATTTAGATGCTGTTAGGGACAAAATTGATTGGGTCCAACCCGTTGAACACCTATCACTAATAGTAagagaagaaataaaacaagaaaataaggtAGGAAAGAGATAAAGTAACGAAAAGATAAACTAAAAGCAGTTAGCTCTGACTCCTAAAAGGAGAAGGCTTCACGAGATAAGTTGGACTCATTCACTCCAAGCTCTTCACTTACAAACTCTACCTCATATAGCGACTCCACCAAGTCTCTCTTAAGGGAGGCATCGTCTTCAACCTTCTGAAATCTTAGATTTCTCTATTGTATTTAGCGatatgtgaggccatgagaaattacaaaatcaccaATCATAGTGGATTTTGCTCCCAAACAACCTGTGGAGGTAGGCTTCTATACCGAATGACGTAAATCTCTGtgtgtctttttatttatttttattttatggataaaCGTGAAGAGTTCCGTATTGATGCCTAAATCAACATCATGGGCTGGAGATAATTCATTCATCCCTTTCTGCCTGTTGTGCAATTTTAGGCATTAACAATTGGCACCGTCTGTGAGATCGACGAAATCTTTTGCGCCGGAATTAGGCTAAGGATATTCTCTGACTCATGAGATCATCTtcaaaaaattagataagatcTCCTCAACTTTGTTATTTCCTATTATTTATTCTCTTAACATTGCAGCGAATGGTAAAACGAAAAAAATAGAGCAGGAACACTAGAAGCATATGGCACGTGCGGCATCGTGCACTGCGTGCACCAAGTTCCTTCAATAGGTAGGACCTacaaccaatgttttgaataccgtactggaagccgtaccggtcaaggcattggaacgaaatattttggtaccggtATCGTTTCAGGatagtcaatatatgaataaattatatataaatacatatatatatatatatatattataaatcatCTAATCTGAATTgggagtaaaaaaataagtttgaaaaaaaaaattgaaggtcgaaatataggccgatatttgggccggtacgaaacatatatggtacctgtaccggcccagCGGCCGGTACGGAAAATATCGGTCGTACCAGCGGTACGTTGAGACCCAAAACATTGCCTGCAACCACCACCCCCATATCGCCAGCAAGGTTTGACCCCTCCATCGGTTGTTCACCACAGCAACGCGCTATGCGCGCCTTGCACATTGCAGGCAAAAAGATTGACGAGTGGCTAGAGGCCCCCACACCGGCGTCCATGAGATGACGAGCCCACCACCAACCACTACCCACACTGTCGGTGATTTCTGTTGCCGGTGGGGTGGTTCCCCGATGCCGAAATTCAATCATGTCGGGCACAGAGCCGCAGACAGAGGTTGAACATTCTTGTGCACCCTGAAGGTCTAGCAATTGACCACCACCTAGCTCATTGGCATCGTTTTTCGTCAGAGACTAGGTTCCCGACCTCAATGGAGTTCCTCACCACCATCTGTCTCCATTCTCATTGACTGTCGACTGTCACTCGAATAATTTTCGGTCACCATTGTGAAGGCCTACGAAACACAGAAGCTCCACCCACCGTGAAGCTCCTCGGCACCTCTACTACCTGCGGCAACACCCCTCCACTACTGCAAATCCCTTCTAACTTTGAAGCTCACCCAACCACCGAACTAGAGATAGAGACTGCCGTCTGTAGTTCCTACCGCAAAGGGGGCTCCCACGGAAAGGACAAACAATGTGTAACTTCACTGCCCATGCCCACCATTCCTCGCCATCATTGTGGAGAGTAATGATCTCATCAAGCAGTGCACTGCCCATGGCGAACAACAACTCCAAGGTGGGCAACTGACTGCGGTGAGCAAAGATTGTAGGCAACTGATCGTGCATGGTGAAGAAAAAGCAACAAACAAATGAGCAACCACTCTATGACCGGCAATTGATTGCTGCGAGCAAATATGGTGGATAACCGATTGTGCATGGCGAGGAAAAAGCAACAAACAGATGAACAACCACTTCATTACGGGCAACTGATTGTGGCGAGAAAGGATGGAAAACAACCGAGATCGCGAGCAACTGATtgtgcatgaaaaaaaaaactcagggTGTGATCAACTCCCCATTATGAAAAAATCACTCGATAACAAACAATCTCAATCAAGGAATAGTTGAACGCAACAACCAAATTACTCTAATTTGTTTATTTCAAATTTGCTATTTCAATTTTACTAACGAAATTgatttttggaagattttcCCCCACAAAGCTCCTTAAGGTTCCACAGGAAACCTAGTGGCCATACGTCCCGAGTATATATTTTGCTGGGAATCACCTACGTGGCACGAAAAATCGACTACGAAGCCCCTTTCAAGCACCGCTTGGgcatattaatttgttatcatcagAATAGACTATTTGGTAATGCGGGCATCCCGTGTCCTCATTGTTACTGAAATATAGTTGTCAACGGGCATCACCCATGTGTCACCAGCCTTCCCCACACTCAAGCGAGATGGCTTGggtttataaatttcaaacttgtaatttgaattatttaatctAACATGTTTGCTTCTTTTTGTTGGTATGATCGAGCTCTAGCTCCCATTGCAACAAAGCAGTTGAGCTCAACTTTAACATTAACACGGTTGACGCATCCTCTCACTACACTCTCATCGTTAGAGTTATACGGTTGAGGCATCATCTCGCTACACTCTCATTGACAAAGTTACATGGTCGAGACATCCCCTCCCGCTACACTTGCATCGCCAGAGTTATGCGGTCGAGGCATCCTTCTACTACACTTGCATGGCCAGAGTTACGCAGTCGAGacatcctcccgctacactcgTATCGCCAGAGTTACGCAGTCGATGCATCCTTCCTCTACACTCGCATCGCCAGAGTTACGCGGTTGATGCATCCTCTCGCTACACTCTCATTGTTAGAGACTCAGAGTTATGCGGTCGAGGTATCCTCTCGCTACACTTTCATCGCGAGAGTTACACAGTCGAGACATCTTCCCACTACACTCATCGCCAGAGTTACGCGGTAGAGGCATCCTCCTGATACACTCACATCGCCAAAGTTAGGCAGTTCAGGCATTCTCCTGCTACCCTTGCAGCCGAGTGACTCCACTTGAACCATCAAcgcggtcgaggcatcctcctgcCAAGTACAACCCAAGTGTCTCCACTCATTACAACTGCCGCCAGCGAGTTACCTTTAAGAACGAGCCTCTAAGCTCTACAATCGCCTCAAGCGGGTGTCTTTTGGGAACAAGTCGACTGGCTTAGCAATTGTCTAAGCTGGTTCTAGGGTGTCAACGAACATCCTGACTAATTAACACATgttactacaaacaaactcttACGTATACATTAAAATGAAAAGGCACCAACAAAAAATTGCAGCATGGGGCAAAGTCCACTAATGccatcaaaaacaaaaaatgatcaccaatcatggaaatatgcaCACTTTACTAACAATAAACAGTTGCATACAATTATCAATACACTCAATTATCATGCAAACGTTCTTGCAAACAAACTTCACAGGGTCCCATCCTCTGAGACCCTTActataaatttcacaaattctTCTTAAGGACCACTCATCGAGATCTCTATAGCATTGCAAAACAAGTGAAAAACTATAGATCAGTTCCTAGAATTGCTTTTTCTATAGTTTTTTACATGTTACCTCTATTAcggttgacttgaagattctaaAGGCCTTCTTGGTAAACAAGTCTGCCTTAAGAATCACAAGCATCTGTTATGGATAAAATTGACTTGGTCCAACTTATTCAAAatctatcactaataataagggAATAGATAAAGTCAAGAGATAAAGCATGGAAGAGATAAGGCAAGAAAAAGATAAACTAAAAGTAGTTGGTTCATactcctaaaagaaaaatgcttcaTAAGATAAGTTGGACCTAATCACTCCAAGGAAATAGATCTCTATATAAGGAGGAGACTCTCCACAAGCTCTCTATGTACAAACTTCACCCCACATACCGACTCCACCAAATCTCTCTCAAGGGAGGCGTCGTCTTCAACCTTCTGAAACTTCAGATTTCTCTATTGTATTAAGCGATATGCGAtgtcatgagagattgtaaaatcatcgaTTATAGTAGATTTTTCCCTCAAACAACCCGTGGACGTAAGCTTCTAtgttaaaatatgtaaatctctttgtctctctttatttatttttatttggttatttcttattattttatggatAAACGTGAAGAGTACCGTATCAACATTCGAATCAACATCGTGGGCCGGAGATAAttccttcctttcttttggCCTATTGTAAAATCTTTACCTTAAGACCTATAGTGGGATAGAAATGGACATATAAAGTGTATCCTAcaacatttaattatatttgaaaatttatgcaTACAGCTATAAATGTTATGGGACCcactttgtgtgtgtatatctCTCCCACTTTAGTATATGATAACCTCGTATAAGAAATATACACTACAGAGGATTGTCTAGACCCTGAAGAACACCTTTTTCAACTGTCATAGTTTTATTGAGGATAATGCTTTAGGCACAAATAGATCACACAAAAATAAAGCCACGAACTGACGTGTATGGTTTGATgtagtacgttagattataaaacttattttattataatgtaGTTCTAATGTATGATATGAAATCACGTTTGtttgtgcctttttttttttgtgaaatctcttgATGTATGTAGCACTTCTCTTTACAGAATGTAGCGAAACCAATGAGTAAAACGAACATGCAGAACAGTGATGAAGAGAATCATCATATCAATGAACCCGTTGAAATATTTATGCtcggtttggatacaagaaatatttattcttatctcatcattacaacttttttaaatttttacacaaaatataataaacaaatcaattttttcaaatcctaaaataataataatattaaaaaataatattctaacaatattttatttaactttcaagttttatctcaattcaaattatctcaactcactatccaaatgaaaTCTTAATTACCTAGAGGAGACATATATATTAGGATTCCTTAGGTAATAATGCAGCTAATTCCCACGACAATACATCCCACAGAAACATGAATTAGCATCACTGCACTGCACAAttattcctttctttctttctttctttttcggGATGAGTGTGTACAAAATTCTTGATCACTTGCAAAATGCACTACAGACGATCTTCTGACTCAAATATAAGCACGTTTAAGCCCTCTCCCAGAATGAACTTCAACGGTACGTCTGCATGTAATCCCCAACGATCAAATAACCAAGAAACACGAGACTGAAGGAGaacaaaaaccctaaaaaagagggaggggaaaaaaaaaacaacagaaagATGGGATATATGAGTAAAAGAGCTAGAGCTGTAGtcatttttcaagattttctccCTTTCTTGTCTTCCGCCTTTCTCAGATCCTCCAAGCTCCAATCCCTTCTCATTCCACTGCTCCTCACCAACCTGGGCTCCCTGCTGCCTTCGAATGCAACAGATCCTTCACTAATATCTCGAAGATGTCCCGTCTTTACCTTCTTCTGCACCGGATTTGCAAACCCACTTCTCATTTTCTCGTAGCCGTAGGGCGGTGGAGGAATGGTCCCCGACCAGATCCTCTCAATCTTTGCAAAACTACGTTTCCTGGTCGGATTTGTGCTGATGTCATATTCCTTCTCAGAGTCGGACAAATTACTCTTCGTGGAGTTGCAATGAAGGCAATTCATGCTCATGGTTTTCTGAAATATCCCAAGAAAGCTCTAGGGTGGGATAAGACGGGGGAAGAAGAGAGGTTAAAATATAACGATGTTTGATTTGATCATCGTTGAATGGGTGCCAattggttttggtttgaagtATAAAGGAAATGACACCCGGAAAAGCAGCTCAACCATTTCTAATCTGGGATTTCGACAACCTGTGCCTTTGACCGATCCAATCTGCATATTTAACATGTTACACAACGCTAAATTCAAATATTCTGTCTGATTTCTGTTGTCTGGCGGTGGCCTTTTGACCAGTGTTCTAGAACGTGGCAATATGAATATGAGTTTTTCTTTCCTAGGTGGCCATACAAATATATAGGAGTTGATCAAGATCTGAAACCTCAAAATGTGACCAACCTGCGGAGTTTGAGCCATTAAATTAAAAGTTCTCCATGTACGTTGTATCTACGTACCTTGTTTCATGGTCTCATCCAAACTGGGATTGGTAGTACTACAGCTTTTCACAAATCATGGATTTTATGCTCCTTTTAACCTATTGTATTAACTAATcgtcttttcattattttctgaCGTGATATTGAATAATTAACTTCGAAAAATGATAACATCCCACTAATTAATTTCCTACAAGAAATTAAGCTTCTAGCCATGGAGTATGATTTTCGTACCCAAAACATTTCGCCTGCAAAATGCCTAGTACTGTAATTCCTTCATCTTATAACTGCACGTGTACTcaaatgtaaatttataaaacccagattaataaaaaataaaataaagttaataAAACCCAAAGTTCATATCCATAGTAGCATGAGACAAAAAAGAATATCTGCAAATGCGAAAAAGCAAAGCAAATCCCCCAACCAGCTCTACTTTGACTGCTGATTTGACCCTTATCTTGGAAAAGTAAAGAAttattatgagagagagagagagagagagagagagttttctttGTTCTAGTGAGCTTTGTTAACAGCGATGTTATGTCCATCAGTGATCTCAATCTGCAAGTTTTACCATTAGCTCGGACTTCACCAACAAAGAAACTTATTCGCGTTGATGCTGATCTGATCATGATGTCCTGTCTCTGTGGACAATGGCTTGTGAAGATTATGGATATGAAACTTAACATCATGTTCATGTCCAACAAGATTAAACTTCTTCAAATCATATCATTGTCAGTCAAGTGTGTTTCATAATGTCATTGGTAGGCACCAATTTTTCATCCTCAGACTCAAAGCTAGCCTTAGTGGATTCTACTTCCTCATAAATCATTCCTCAttgcttttaattttgagtCAGTTTAAATCGGTTCGAATAGGTTAAAATATGTCtcaatcattcaaaaaatatactaaaatcattttgatttttaatcCATTTAAATTGAATTGGCCTTGattgaaatatttctttactGAGCGGTgttactcaatttttttcttaccgcttcatatttttttataattttaaaacatttttaaaaaaatataaaaaaaatatcaatatactaataatcatttttttaattattaaataaaaaaattaaaatatataaaatatcaaaatgaaaagataaattaaacggacaaaataacatttttcttctttctaatCATGTTCTGAACGCATCtgattaaaatatcaaaatcgtCCGTGAAGATattctcaaaaacaaaacagagagaATCAAATGCTTATGCGATGCTGCAACTGGCTACGAGAGAGACAACATTAATGAATAAGATATGCCCtgagaacatttttttttatgtgagaagATCTTAAGAAagatcttttttaaattaattaaagaaagaaaaaagtgattGCTCCCTGTAATTACTTGCATGGACAATTGCATACTCTCTGTTTTCTAAGTCCTTGTTTAAATACAGATATGgtttcctttcattttattttattgttataatttttttttaatttttatataaaatataataaataatttaatatttttaaaatttaaaaaaataatattaaaagataatattttaataatattttatttaacttatctaaaactatctcatctcattttattttatctcactatctaaacgattcttaaattgacttttttttttttttttccacattaCCCTGTTTCcacttttctatttttactaTACATAATTAGTTGTTGTGGCTCTCTGGGTAGGAGCTGTAtaattgagttttttcttttaatagaatttaaaaaaaaaaaaaaaagctcttaAAATGATGTGACGTAATGTAATACAtgagatatataattaataataaaataaatattataatctaatgtatcacGCTAAGTTGTACctttttataagatgattttttataagataatctttttgtaggaaaaaataaatagacaacCACCAATACTTATCAAATAAGGGGGATCGATTACCTTGAGActatttgaaaaagtagagtaTATCCAACCAGTTGGCTTTGGACCACCCTCTTTCTGTCCCTTTCGTTTAGGGTTCATATTGTTAATTAAGGCATTCCTTGTCATTCAAATTTGGAAGGTATGCTTTCAAACTAATGTCCTGCAATTTAAGGTCTACGCCAAACAAGACAGTACAAccttttcaaataattttgtgtttgagttaTAATCATGGCAAAATTACATGATGTTGCTAAATTGGGATGCAACAATAATGGTTGTCGTTTGAGGACAGAATTCTTGGAAACTTCAGTTTTGGGGAAAACATGTTCGTTTCAGGCCTTCGAGCCATTGTTTTTTCATCTTGTTTCACTCTTCCCAACTCCATTTCCAATGCCATCTCCATTTTGTGCTTACCCAAAGATGCAAATGAAAGAGACAGAGCAACCCTCTTCTGATGTCAAAGGAAGCATTCCctgtttctttttattgttttatctTATATCAATGAAATGCATGTTGGGGGGTAAGATACAGAAATgagcatttttatattttatggtgTTCAAAGTTTAACagaaattcacaaacaatagcAGAAGTAAAATTCATGCTTGTCGGTGAATTCAACGTCAAACGATGTCAAAAGGGTTACCAGAAATAGAAGCCAACTTACCATTAATgcttaaagaaaaatgaagctTTGAACCTTTTCTCAAGGAGCAGTTATCCGTTTCTTTTCAATTATAATCATTCTTGACAAGAAGAAAACTGAGTGACATATCAGCATGTAAAATCACTTTTGCAGTAGTACTCTGTATAAACGAAGCAATTCTCAATATGTCCAGTACCATGCAATATTGTACGAGGAAGTCCAACAAGCTCCTCCCACAAACACACTTCAAAGACATGAAGAACTTCACCAGGCAACTGTCCAATACAATACAACACAAAACTGAAACAAGAAGCAAGAGCTCATTGaatctttaaataaaacatgCTGGACACAGAATACATAACATAAAAGGAGACACAGAACACACAAGAAAATCAAACCAGTAGAATCACTGATTGACATCCATTCAAcccataaaattttattaggttCAAAATCTACTGACATATAtatgaacaaacaaacaaaactacccacaaaaacaaaaaggaaagaaatcaaGCTATTTTCAGCTTGATGGGGAGGCTATACATGTTCATCCTCGAGAGTTGGAAGATTTTTTACACGAATTTAGCTCCCGATgctcataataaataataacctcaacataattatactaattagaaagaacaattaaaaaaaaaaaaaaaagatttgaacaAGAAGAAGAGTGTTGTATGTTACAAAGCTGCTTTTCTCAGCTACCGGGAGCCTTAAAATTTCCCAGAGCAATTTCCAACCATTTGCAAAGAATATCTCTGCTCATAAAGATTTGTCTTTTATTTGAGCTCTCAATCCCCCATTTTCCCAGTTCCCAAACACCTTATCGGGCATCTCCAACTTTGGCCGACAACGCTAGCCTGAGCTGCTCCTGTGTGTAAAACCGACTACCCATCTTCACCGTAGCTTGTTGGATCATCAAATCATTTACTACCGAAACGCTGGCGTGGTGCACGTCCAAGTCCATCTCCTTCAGCGCCGCCATCAGCCTCGCCGCCGGGTGGTTCTTCTTGTTACATTGAATCCTAATCATAGCATCCCATCCGATTATCCTCACGTCGATATCCAAGTCTATCAATCTCGACGTCTTTGAGTCTTGATCAGACTGCGAAGGTGGCGGCGGCGGCGGCTGCTCCGAGCCCGAATGGCGCTGTTCCTTGCTGGTCAAGTCTTTCTTCAATGCTTCCAATTGCTTCTGCAGGTCATCCTTGTCCGAGTCCGCACTCTGGAGCTTCGCTTTCAGCTCGTTTATGTACATTATCGCGTCGCCGAGAAGGGACGCTTTGTCCATCTTCGAAACGTTCGGAACCACAGCTCGGAGCGCGTAGAACTTCTGGTTGAGTTTCTCTCTTCTCTGCCTCTCTGCTTCCACGTGATTCAGAGGTTCTTCTCGCCCGTTCGCCGGCTTTCGACCCCGTTTTCGAGGCCGTTTCTCCGGTTCTACGACTCTGCTACTATCGGCCTCCTTCGCGACCGACGCTTCGAGGTCGGAGTGATCCGAATCGCCCCCGCCGCCGCTCGACTTCACCATACAGGTGTTCGACAAAATGACACCCGACGTAAAAGAAAGCATTCCCTCCTCGTTACTACCCCTCGACGTCGGCGACCGCTTTTTCTTGTTGTTCTCCTCCACCGCTGCGGCCGCGAACTGAGGATGGCTCGAAACATAGGAAC
This genomic window contains:
- the LOC108984088 gene encoding uncharacterized protein LOC108984088, yielding MSMNCLHCNSTKSNLSDSEKEYDISTNPTRKRSFAKIERIWSGTIPPPPYGYEKMRSGFANPVQKKVKTGHLRDISEGSVAFEGSREPRLVRSSGMRRDWSLEDLRKAEDKKGRKS